A DNA window from Patescibacteria group bacterium contains the following coding sequences:
- the fusA gene encoding elongation factor G, with product MARDYTLDRVRNIGTIAHIDAGKTTVTEGILYTTGRVHKIGEVHEGAATMDWMEQERERGITITSAATTCFWKDHRINIIDTPGHVDFTVEVERSLRVLDGAVVIFDGKMGVEPQSETVWRQADKYNVPRMCFINKINQTGGDFYRSLESMHLRLSKNASPIQIPIGFEQAINGIVDLVDMKAYTYKDYKDHKLEEVEIPADMVDKANEWREKLVEKVVEYDDALMEKYLGGESISNEELKILIRKACISGQFYPVLGGDGRGVIAVSLLDAIVAYLPSPLDVPPARGIDPKTDAEVDVNPVDNEPFAALAFKVATDPFVGKLIFFRLYRGILTKGSYILNSTTGNKERIGRIVRLHANHREEVDTVYAGEIAAAVGLSNTTTGDTLCDLTSPVILEKITFPEPVIDIAIEPKTKADQEKMGIALQRLAEEDPTFRVRTDEETSQTIIAGMGELHLEIIVDRMKREFKVEANVGAPQVAFRETIREEVTQEGKYIRQTGGRGQYGHCWLRLKPSEQGAGFVFINSIVGGAIPREYIKPIEEGIKEAMGRGVIAGYPVVDVTAEVYDGSYHEVDSSEVAFKIAASMAFQDGFKKAKPVLLEPVMKVEVTTPEDFMGDVIGDLNAKRGQINKMEDRPNGIKLINAFVPLASMFGYTTSLRSMSQGRAAAVMEFDHYAEVPNNVAQTIIEKRKK from the coding sequence ATGGCAAGAGACTACACACTAGACCGAGTTCGAAATATTGGTACAATCGCTCACATTGACGCTGGCAAGACCACCGTCACTGAGGGTATTTTGTACACCACCGGCCGCGTCCACAAGATCGGCGAGGTTCATGAAGGTGCTGCGACCATGGACTGGATGGAGCAAGAGCGTGAGCGTGGTATTACCATCACCTCAGCTGCTACCACCTGTTTTTGGAAAGATCACCGCATCAATATTATCGATACTCCAGGCCACGTAGACTTCACTGTAGAGGTTGAGCGTTCTCTTCGTGTACTCGACGGTGCAGTAGTCATCTTCGATGGCAAGATGGGCGTAGAGCCACAGTCTGAGACTGTCTGGCGCCAAGCCGACAAGTACAACGTTCCTCGTATGTGCTTCATCAACAAGATCAATCAAACCGGTGGCGACTTCTATCGCTCACTCGAGTCTATGCACCTTCGCCTTTCCAAGAATGCCTCACCAATTCAGATCCCAATCGGATTTGAGCAGGCGATCAACGGTATCGTCGATCTCGTCGACATGAAAGCCTACACTTACAAGGATTACAAAGATCACAAGCTCGAAGAAGTTGAGATCCCAGCTGATATGGTAGACAAGGCCAATGAGTGGCGCGAGAAGCTGGTTGAGAAAGTTGTTGAGTATGATGACGCGCTCATGGAGAAATATCTTGGCGGCGAATCAATCTCAAACGAAGAGCTGAAAATACTTATTCGTAAAGCTTGTATCTCTGGCCAATTCTACCCAGTATTGGGTGGCGACGGACGCGGTGTCATCGCAGTTTCCTTGCTTGATGCAATCGTAGCCTATCTTCCTTCTCCTCTCGATGTTCCACCAGCACGTGGTATTGACCCCAAGACTGATGCAGAAGTTGACGTTAATCCAGTCGACAACGAGCCATTTGCCGCACTTGCTTTCAAGGTCGCAACTGACCCATTTGTTGGTAAATTGATCTTCTTCCGCCTTTATCGCGGTATTTTGACCAAGGGTTCATATATTCTAAACTCTACTACTGGCAACAAAGAGAGAATCGGCCGAATCGTCCGACTTCATGCCAATCACCGTGAGGAAGTAGACACAGTCTACGCTGGTGAAATCGCTGCCGCTGTCGGACTTTCTAATACAACTACTGGTGACACGCTTTGCGATCTCACATCCCCTGTAATTCTCGAGAAGATTACCTTCCCAGAGCCAGTTATCGATATTGCGATTGAGCCAAAGACCAAAGCTGATCAGGAAAAAATGGGTATCGCTCTACAGAGATTGGCCGAGGAAGACCCTACCTTCCGTGTTCGAACTGATGAGGAAACTTCTCAGACGATTATCGCTGGTATGGGCGAACTTCACCTCGAGATCATCGTAGATCGTATGAAACGCGAGTTCAAAGTCGAAGCCAATGTCGGTGCTCCACAGGTAGCTTTCCGCGAAACTATTCGTGAGGAAGTCACTCAAGAGGGTAAATACATTCGTCAGACCGGTGGTCGTGGTCAATATGGTCACTGCTGGCTCAGACTCAAGCCTTCTGAGCAGGGTGCAGGATTTGTCTTCATCAACTCTATCGTTGGTGGCGCTATCCCTCGTGAATATATCAAACCGATCGAAGAGGGTATCAAGGAAGCTATGGGCCGTGGTGTTATTGCTGGTTACCCAGTTGTTGACGTCACAGCAGAGGTATATGACGGTTCTTACCATGAAGTTGACTCTTCTGAGGTTGCCTTCAAAATCGCCGCTTCTATGGCCTTCCAGGACGGTTTCAAGAAAGCCAAGCCAGTATTGCTCGAGCCTGTCATGAAAGTTGAAGTAACTACCCCTGAAGACTTCATGGGCGATGTTATCGGGGACTTGAACGCCAAACGTGGTCAAATCAACAAGATGGAAGACAGACCAAACGGTATCAAGCTCATCAACGCATTTGTTCCTCTCGCTTCAATGTTTGGATATACCACCAGCTTACGCTCAATGTCACAGGGACGAGCGGCCGCAGTGATGGAATTTGATCACTATGCAGAGGTTCCAAACAACGTCGCACAGACGATCATCGAAAAGCGCAAGAAATA